ACCTGCCATGTAAGGGTTTGGATCTCCatctttgttttaatttttcaggTAGATATTCTCCTGTGTCGTTCTCATCGATTATTTCGTTGTACTGGGCAGAAATCCATTGGTGTACAGGTAAGTTGTTTTTCCTGAAGTATTCTTTcatttttctttcttctcttcGGCAGATCTGTTCCAGGTTACCGAGTCCACGTCCGCCATCTTTACGTGGTAAGTATAGCCTTTCTATTGCCGATTTCGGGTGCAGCATACCGCGTTGAGTAAATGATGTTCGTATTCTTCTATCGAGTTTTTCTAAATCTGTTTTGGACCAATTGAGAATTCCAGCAGTGTAAGCGAACGTGGGGATCGCCCAGATGTTTATAGCTGTGATTTTATTTTTCGCTGACAGTTGcgaattgattattttcttgACTCTCCTGATGAGTTCCTGTTcagcattatttttgtttttctcatacacttgtcttgagaatcgtcttgtgtaagaagtttttggagttttttctgcctgggttaaatttaaatcgggagtcgcGGTCTAGCCAGCAGTTTGATACGGCTTTTTTCCGacagcgaaagcctcgcgaaatcagtttttaaaatattttgaacactactgcccgccatgatttcaaaacgtaaacaaacacgAACACACGCTAGGTTGTCAATGCGCTAACGGCTAGAgtgaagcggataggggcgacttttatcgtagcccttttactcgttaaaacgaccgacacgaagagttgcgggtggagccgaatgactgtccgaatgcaagaaatcggggctatacgattcatcgcccCTGTAGGGACGGACTGctagattatttatttatttatttatttgacatTGGGAACACAAACAGGTCAATGACCCATAAACAGTATCCACAAAgtacaaatatgaaaataaaaatcagcgacaaaaaaatcaaccaaagacaacaacaaaaaatcactgcatcaaaaaatgtttcttcagtTGAAGCTTGATGTTAGCACAATGAAATACATCGATAATTCGTAGCTCATTGCAGGCTCGGAACATTCTAATCAACGGAGAGTTTTTAGATGCATTTGTCCTTCTAAATGGTACatggaaaatttcaaaagatcTTAAATTAACATTTGGAACATTAATGTTTACCTCCCGCAATAAATCCGGTACCTGCAACTCACCACTTACAATTTTCCTCAACAAAACTACATCGCCTATGCAGCGTCTATTTTCAAGCGAAATCAAGTTAAAATGTTTTCTggccatataataaaaattgacattATCTCCTGAAGCAGAAAATTTACTTCTATAACTTAAATATTTCAGCAACTTATTTTGTATTCTTTCGATTCGTTCTATATAAATCCTATATTGCGGGTTCCAAACAACCGAAGCGAAATTTAGTCGGCTAAAAACGTAGGCATAGTAAATACTGAGAACCGGCTTGATACCTCTAAAAACCCTACACCCCCTAAACAGAAATCCTAACATTCTACTGGCGGAATTGACAGTACTGTCGATATGAAATGAGAAAGTTAACTTTCCATCCAGAATTACGCCCAAATCCCTGATGTGATCAACTCTCTCCAGTGTCGCCTGATCAATACTATATTGAAAACGAATAGGGGCTTTATTACGTGTGAATGTAATTGTTTTACATTCAGAAATGTTTAAAAATAAATTGTGCAAGCGACAAAACTCCGAGAACCTCTCCAGCTCCCCTTGTATGATCATACAGTCCTCTATAGATCTGACAAcgtagaaaattttcaaatcgtccGCATAGAGAAGCACTCTACATCTATGAAAAACGGAAATAATATTATTGATATATATCAAGAAAAATAAAGGTCCGAGATGAGAGCCTTGTGGCACACCAGATGGACATGTGAACTCAGCCGACCTACTTCCATCCACAGAAACGAATTGCACTCTATCAGTCAGATAGGATTCGCACCAGTGCAAAAGACTACCTCCCACACCGACCTCAGAAAGACGACGACTGAGAATTCTATGTGAAATTTTGTCAAATGCCTTACTGAAGTCGGTGTAAACAACGTCAACCTGCAAACGCTCATCCATTGCCCCCTCCAAAACGTTCATGAATAACAAAAGGTTAGTCTCTATGGACTTTCCCTTCAAAAACCCGTGCTGTTCTGGGATTATCTGATTTTTCACTAAATTGTATAGATGAGCATAAACAAGTTTTTCAAGGAGTTTGGAAAAGACGCATAATTTGCTTATGGGGCGGTAATTTTCAATAATAGATCTATCGCCACCCTTGAAAATTGGGACAACCGATGCAATCCTCCAGCGCCGAGGGAATCTGCCCGTGCGGAGGGAGAGATTGAAAATATGTTCAAGTGGAAAGCATAAAGCAGGACAACTTCGTACGAAGTATGATGGAATACCATCAGATCCGGCACCTTTACTTTGATTAAGGGACCTTAAAGATTTTTCGATTTCCTTAGCAGTTATGACAATGTTTGAAAGGTAAGCAGGAGAATCAGCCACAGTAGAGTCAATACTGTTGGGTGAATTTAATGGATCAACAAAAACACTACTGAAATACTGAGCAAAACTGTTACAGATGTCTACTCCGCCCGTGCTAACTTCATCTTTATATAGCATCGAAGAGGGAAGCCTGCCATGTctactatggagagtagagagaaggagaacgatcgctgctttgagaccacagattttttgtcccctaaaatatgtaccaatagtagtagcacagtatagacaccaacCAGTAGGCGCACTCCCTGGTTTCTGTTACTCCATTTATGACTCGCGCATCATTTCCGTGCTCCTAACCTCAAATTGTTGAGCAGCATTTCGAATTCGAGCATTCGAAATTTGAAAGTTAAACAGAAGTAAAGGTGAACATTAGAGACAGTCTCTGGTAAATTGTAGCAATTATAATCGTGTGAAGTAAATATATTTGTGCAAAATGGTGAATTATTGCAGCGTGTATAATTGCAAAAACAGTAGTGTTAAGAATCCTAAActtagtttttttctcataccagGAGACACTTTCAGGTGAGTTATTGAATAAGCACGTGTTAATGTTGGTAAATTTTTGGTAATATTTTAGTTAAACTGCTATACTTCGTACAAGCACGTGAATGGTATCTTATTTAATTTTTCCTATCATTTTCAGGCAAATGATTTGGCTTCCAAAAATGAGAAGGCAAGAATGGATTCTGAAAAGACCAGAACTTCTCCACAAAAAAAGAATATGTAGTGAGCATTTTTCTAAAGAAATGCTATCTGGAAGTAGATTAAAAAAGGATTCTTTTCCAGATTTATTCAAAGAAGGCATTGGTGAGAAAGgtatatattgaagaaaattgagattttatttgttataattaatatttatttttataattaggggTGAATGTAAATGCTTCAACTTCTGCTTCAACATCTTCAatggatattgaaaataatgagacCGTAGATGAATGCCGTGAGATTTCTATAAACCCCAACATATATACTACACCAGGTAAGGACTTCAACGTTACTTATTTATTTGAACTATTATATCTTATGCATATTTATCTGTATTCATAGAAAAGAAACCAGAAGAAACACAAACATCTCCTAGTTTGTCTTCAGCCACTCCGAGGAAAAAAAAGTTACAATCAGTGGTGAAGAATTTGAAACGAAAATTAGTTGCAACTCCAGAGAAGAAATCTGTAGATATAAGTGATGAAGATTTCATCcgattttgtagaaaaaatttcaattcgaccCTGGCAGATTTTATGATCTCCCAATTGAAGCTTCGAAAAAGGAAACCTCATGGCTATAGGTATTCAGTCGCTTTTAAACAATTTGCACTAACAATATACTTTTTGGGACCCAAAGTGTAccaatttctacaaaaaacattttttttgccaCACAAGGCAACAATATAACACACAAATTGGGATTTCTCTGTTGGCTTAAATGAGCACATATTTCAGGCAATTTCATTAAAGACAAGGAATATGGACGATGCAGCAAAGGATTGCATTGTGTGTGTTGACGAGATGTCAATAAAAACCCATTTATTTTATAACATCTCATTGGATCAAATTATTGGATTTCACCAATCCAATGGAAGCAGGTCCTATGAACCCGCAAATTGTGTTCTGGTTATCATGGGGtataagggggaaggatgcgttttatagcctctcctctcaaatgccaacctcacctactcgcggtgcaccctgttcttacgaacgaggctctggcgaccgaacatgagcggtataactctgtttcccacaattacgtagcctaaacattggcttgagcaggaaatggctctctgcgttgctcaagttacgtctcagaccttgtcgtctcaggttacctgtgccacaagataatctagtcgtagccgcaaccaaagttgcactgacagcgttaccagtgcagcttttgaacaccttctaacgcagctcctacaaaaagatggatcagtcgaacaggacaaaattcgtatccggaggtaaaataccctcccattcggatctccgggggagggtgcctgagcgagtgaatcatcgaacaaacaccaatgaaaagcacatagcttttgcagcatggaacgtcagaaccttgctagacaaccccaaggccgaccgaccagagaggcgtactgccctaatcgataaggaactgcaacaaacatccattgcaatagtttctttaagcgaaacacgcttttcggacgaaggtagcttggtagaacaagcgtatacatttttctggaaaggcttgccggaaggcgaaatcagacaacatggcgtaggctttgccattagaaacgacctggccgccaaacttaccgaaaatccagttggtatctcagaacgtttaatgaccctacgttttcctgcagcgaataacacgtttgtgaacatcattgcagtatacgcacccactttgaactcctctgacaacttaaaggacactttttacgaaacactcgttgctacattaagtaaaatcccaaaacgggaacgaataattctccttggagacttcaacgctagagtgggcagaggtcaagactcagaactatggccgggaataatagggaaacacggcacagacagcatcaattcgaatggagaacgtctgctggctctttgtgcagaacacaatctgtgtataacgaacacctattttattacgagacccaattcaagggggacctggcgccacccgcgctcagggcattggcataccctcgactatgtgatcgtgagaaggaaagatctgaaagaggtgttggtcactaaacccagagcagatctggagtgctggactgatcataggctggtaatctcgaaaatgaaaatctcaatgcgcccaaaatatcaacgcaagccgaagtatctaagagagcgccttcaaatatccaaactacaaaacccttctacaaaggacagattcacagctgccgtcaaagatagcctaacaccaccggattataacgacgacattgagaatcattggctccgtttcaagtcatcccttacaaatacagcgaaggaaatactgggcacggaacgctcccgaaaatccccagactggtttgccgacagcgaaactcatatcgcaccccttttggacgcaaaacacaaagcgatgaaaaccgcaattaacaagcctggcgatgttgcagcccaaataggtttcataaacataaaacgcgaggtccgtcaagaaataagaaaaatcaaggacagctggtggaaagaaaaagctagagaaatacaagcttacgccgataaccatgagtacaggcgttttttcgaagctattaaaactgtttacggtccaagcagaaaagctagctttcctataagagatgctcatggagctattctaactgatgatagaaaaattctcgaaagatggaaggagcattactcacaggtcttgaatcaaaataacgactcggatttatccattttagacctgcttcccgcgtatagtccgatgacatcgcttgatgacgaaatttcaatgtcggaaatcataagcgcgattaaaaatatgaaaaatgataagtcccctggtctagacggcattccggcggagatattcaaagccttggatgaggacattgtcaatagtctcctaatactattccgcaagatctgggaacagggagatgtgccacaagacttcagagacgctttagttatcaacctctataagaacaaaggcgatacgtcgaattgcaacaattacaggggcatatcgttgcttaatgtggccggtaaaattctctcgaagattatggctaatcgtttggttccactcttagagaggcttttacctgaatcccagtgcggctttcgaccaaatcgaggtacggtggacctaatttttacactgcgacagctacaagaaaaggcccgtgaacaacaatcaaggatttatacagccttcatcgatttaagcaaggcattcgactcggtgaatcggagagcgctctggaaaatcatggcacgtctaggagtacccgaaaaattcctagcagtgtgtaaaagccttcataccaacaacaccgctagaatacagcataatggctctacaaccgaccatttctcaaccaactctggaataaaacaaggctgcgtattagcgcctttactgttcaatattttcgccatagctgtatcgataattgctgacatgagcatgcccgtaagaggtgttgggataagattcagatttgatggaggcctgtttaacctgaagcgccttagagcaaaaacccgtaccaagtttatcacggaacttcaatatgcagacgactgttcactcatcgctagcagctcagaggatctacagataatgatggacacctataaacatatatacgaagctttaggccttagactcaatattgacaagaccaaaatcctggtaagtccgccagaaagcgttcaaacagatatcagcctggacaatgaaactctagaacaggttgagcagttcaaatacttgggaagcttcataaatactagggctaaccttgacacggaaatacacaaccgtatcaattcggcatcacgggcattctggaagctgaaggacagagtgttccaaaatcacgacctcaatctgaagaccaagacagctgtttacagagcagtggtcctcccaacgcttctttacggaagcgaaagctggactccctacaggcgacatattaaacagcttgaacagacgcagcaacgtcatctaagacagataatgcacatcagatggttccacaaagtttcgaatgcagaagtcttgcagcgcgcgagttgtacaacaattgagactcaagtaacgagggcccgactcagatggagcggccacattctgaggatgcaagacacaagactccccaaaatagctctatacggcgaactcactgagggagcccggaaaccaggaggccagtataagcggtttaaggatacactacatcaatccctaaaatcagttaatgccaatcataactgggaacaactagcgttagacaggtcacagtggaagtctttggtccacagttatagtggagaatcgagaaggatacagcggcggccatatctggttggagactatccatgccctgagtgtggaaggatctgcaggtcacggttgggtctctttagtcacaggagggcacacagtcgcaactagcactaagaagttacaagtctgttcgaatttttttttttttttttttttcttcttcttctttttgtagatttattcccggtaacgggatacagcaatgaatgaatggttaTCATGGCGAGGGGTATCCAACATAATTGGAAGCAGCCTGTGGCTTACTTCTTCGTTCACAATTCTTGTGAAGTGAAATATTTGCATGAGATAATAACCACAAGCATACGAAAATTGAGTGACATAGGATTAAACATTCTGGCATTAATAAGTGACCAAGgttcgaatttttcgaaattttctcaTGAGATTGGAGTTACAATCGATCAGCCTTATTTTTTCATtgatggaagaaaaatttttcacattttcgatACCCCACATTTACTGAAGAGAACAAGGAACAATCTTTTCAATTATGATTTCAAATTAGGAGAAAAGATAATTAAaaagatgtatattgaaaaattgttcaATTATGATGTGGGTAGAATGAATCGCCTAATTCCACGTATCTCAGAAGTTCATATGAATCCcaattcatttcaaaaaatgaaagtttcttTGGCTGCTCAAGTTTTCAGTAATTCGGTAGCATGTGGGATAGAAACACTTGTCTCATTCAATTATCTACCCGCTGATGCCATTCATACATCGGAGTTCATTGCACAAATAGATAAATTGTTTGATGTTCTGAATGCGTCAAATTTTCAAGCCCCTAAACTTTTAAATAGACCTTTTCAAGGCACCACTGAGCAGAAAGATCATCTTTTAAAATTATTGGGCATTTTTGAGAGTCTGAGAATAATAAAAGGGGATAATAAAGACATTACGAATACTGTGAAATTTATTAAAGGTTGGAGACAAACAATTAGAGCTGTATTGTTGATGTGGGAAGAAATGAATGGTAGGATGAAATTTATGTGCACTAGATACCTAAATCAAGATGCTCTAGAAAATTTCTTTGGCAATATTAGATATCAAGGAGGAAATGCCACAAATCCTACTCCAGTACAGTTCAAAAGTTTGTTCAAAAAGAATTTTTGTCTCCAATTTTTTGAGCAGTTGGAAGGAGCAAATTGTATTAAAGATTTGTCTGAAGTCCTCATTAATTTTAATGATTTGGAAGTTGAAGCTCCCCCTAAACTCTCATCAGAGAGAAATGTATTCTCAGAAGTTCTCAAAGTAGATCCTAAAGATTACAATGAACTGGATTTACCAGAAAAAAACGTATTATCGTATGTTTGTGGTTATCTAATAAAGAAATGTTTAGAAAAACATAGATGTAATTTATGTGACGAATTTTCACAAAGCCAAAGTGAACTAAGTAATGAGACATTATATTGTCATTTCAGGAATTATAAAGAGAATGAATTGTTTGGCAATTTGAAAATGCCGCCAAATTCGTTTTATGAGTATATTAATCGACTGGATAACACTTTCGTGTCTCATTTTCCACATTTATCGATTCAGAACAATGTTGGTTGTAAATTGAAAAGAGAAATGGAAAAGATATGCCCTTACACTCACCCTTGTGAGAAATTTCCTTGGAATTACTTATTAAGTTTGTATGTTAGATTAAGAATTTTTTACACACTTAAATTTTGCAATAGAAACTTCATtgcacaaaaaacaaataaaaaagaaaaaaaaattataaaaattttacatttatagatatattatttgtttctcgtttttttttgtattatatgtatgtattaataaaattttattcattattttgaacttttcattctgcattttcatttcatcagtCTAGAATGTTGACTTCATATTGTAAGTAGACGATAACATTCTAATTTATAGGGAACACAGTATAGTTTTTTCATGTGTTGTCACAGCAGTTTCAACAATGAACTAAATGAACCTTCGCTTCTTACTTGACTAGGTAGGTCAATTTGAAAAGATACCACTTTTAATACCTCGACCCCCATGCAAAgtcagaaaaaatgcaaaaagaagTAAACTTTGCTTCGTTGGAGGACATTTTATATGGTTGcttccaatcaatttgtatcagcCCTGTGAGCGTAATGACGGCAAACCCTAAAATTttaaatgggaaaaaaattacttaagaacattttcaaaatatgcATTACCTATTCAGTAGATGAACCTAAAGGCTCTATATTGAATACAGATCACAGCAGTTTTGTGACCGAAGGTGGTTGATTACCATGGAAATAAGAAATCTAGAAAAATGAATCCTCTGAAACTAAAGGAAAAAACCTTTCTAGCCGAGAATTAACATAAAATTATCTGAAAAAACACTGATTCACAACAATCGCATTCACTTTAGGACATATGCACTAAAAATGCATCAGTTTCCCCTGACGATAATCATTTCAAAtagaaaatcatgaaaaatttctaaATAATACTTGAGAAGTGTTAATTatcaaataatattatttttacattCGCCTCAAGGCTCATAATTCTTCCCGTAAAATAATTCACTTTAAAATTCCCGCGCATTTTCTCATGCGCGCCGAAATGATGCGCGTGTTCTCGGAGGAGTAAATAATTCCGTTCATTTGATCTAGAGTGCAACTACTGgttggtgtctatactgtggtagtagttcatgtttttgccaacagtcgcgctggccatcacgagagtgcgaaattttgtttacacaaatcaaattgtagttggctcgttggctgagtgaactgtttctcTGGtcacagatgataggaatatcgatttttgataagagaacaacatatgaccatggtgaaatgttgaagcgtgcgctagtataagagtgttttggcatcggaaagaaaaggagaagagataaaatttccgagagcatttttgagagaaaattggaaaaaaccttatctcaagaatcaactcccaatcaatttgtgtgtcaagagcacttttgcgatgaagatatcaaaaagatgatggattcattataaacgaaatcgaaattgtcatccctcgtgagaagttgactcttctgaataagaatatttaaccaataaaactacatggttcagaagtaaatattcttgaagaattttgttggcataacataatatatggtttatatcggttctcagctgagtattggcaaaataatctactctaatacctaagtgataaatctgagactgctaccttttgttgtcttgatgtgtactgctcctcactacggatttatataattttgaagattagtaaaccaactaacatagctgctttcaataaacaatgataaacaaaagtaggtacaatttttttgatcagtgatttcttttgaatttcattgatttcgacttgca
The nucleotide sequence above comes from Coccinella septempunctata chromosome 4, icCocSept1.1, whole genome shotgun sequence. Encoded proteins:
- the LOC123312162 gene encoding uncharacterized protein LOC123312162 — protein: MVNYCSVYNCKNSSVKNPKLSFFLIPGDTFRQMIWLPKMRRQEWILKRPELLHKKRICSEHFSKEMLSGSRLKKDSFPDLFKEGIGEKGVNVNASTSASTSSMDIENNETVDECREISINPNIYTTPEKKPEETQTSPSLSSATPRKKKLQSVVKNLKRKLVATPEKKSVDISDEDFIRFCRKNFNSTLADFMISQLKLRKRKPHGYRQFH